GGCAGCTCGGCGTTGATGGCCAGCCCCTGGCGGTAGAGCGCGAGGGCCCGCTCCATGTCCGGGCCGCCGTCCTCGCCACGGTCCAGCCGCCAGCGGGCGAGCTGCTCGGAGAGGTCCGCGGCCTGGTAGCAGGCCACGACGTTCCGGGGGTTGAGGCTCAGGGCCTTCTCCAGCGCGCTCCGGGCCGCTTCCAGGTCCCCCGCCGCGTCCGGCGCGCGAGGCTGCGCGGCCCGCAGGGCCAGGGATTTACCCAGGTTGATCCACGCATCCGCCTGCTGCTCGCGCAGGTGGATGGCCGCGCGGTAGGCGGCGATGGCCTTCTCCAGGTGCGCGAGCGCATCCTCGCCGTGCTCGGCCTCGTAGTCGGCCCAGACCTGGTACGTGAGGCCGAGGTTGGTGTGGAAGGCATAGTCGCGGTCCCCGGGCAGGACGCGCTCGAAGGACTCGATGGACAGCCGGAGCTGCTCGCGCGGGTCCTGTCCGAGCCGCTGCTGGTGGCGCGCCCTCTGGCGGTAGGCGATGGCCAGCTCCAGCAGCGGGGCAGACTCCCCCGGCGGCGCGAGCGCCCGTGCGGCGAGCGCGGCGTCGATGGCCTTCTGGTTCAGCGCCTCCACGTCCTGGCTCCCCTTCCGGGCCCGCTGCTCCGCGAGCCGGCGGTGGAGCCGCGCGAGGACGACATGCGCCCGGAAGTCATCCGGCGCGGCGGCGAGCGCGCGCGTCAGGGTCTCCACGCCGCGCTCGTAGTGGGGCAGCACGTTGCCCGCGCCGTACAGCTCCATGACGAACGCGGCCAGCTCCAGCCGGCCCAGCGAGTAGTGCGTGGAGGGCTGGCTGTCGGCGGTGCCGATGGCGATGGCATAGGCCGCGCGGCCCGCGTCCAGGTCCGCCTGCGAGCCGGCGGCATCACCCTGGTGCCAGCGCTGCGTGGCCCTCGCCAACAGGACGTCGCCCCGCAGCAGCGGCGCCTCGTAGAACCAGGGCTGCGCGCGGCCCATCGCCTCCAGGTGCGCCAGCGACGTGTCGTGGTGGCCCTCGTAGAAGGCGAACAGCGCCCGTACATATAAAGGAGGGGCGGGGACGTCGGGGCCCTCGGCCTGCCGGAGGTACGCGAGGGCCGGGTCCCGGTAGCGCTGCTCCAGCTCGCGGCGGCGGGCCTCGCGCTGCTCGGGGCTGCGGCGCTCCACGTCCAGCAGCAACTGCTCGCGGTACAGGTCGCCCAGCACCAGCGCCAGCGCCCACGCCACACGGGGCTCGCGGTAGCCGCGCTCCCAGGCGGCCTCGAGCCGTGCCCGCGCGCCCTCCCGGTCCTCCAGGGCGAGCAGCGCGCGGCCCAGGGCGTACTGGCCGGGGCCCGCGGCCCGGGGGCCCGCCTGGCGCACCTCGGCCTCCAGCGCCTCCATGTTCTCTCGCAGCGCCCGCCGGTCCTCGCGCGTGTCGTGCAGCGGCGACAGCGCGGAGTAGCGCGCCGAGGCCTCGATTCGCTCCACCCGCTCGGTGAAGCGGCGGACGAGCTGCTCGCGCTCCGCCACCTCCGCGCGCGCCAGCACGGCCTGCCCCAGCGCCAGCGTCACCACCGTCAGCGCGGCGGTGCCCAGCGCCAGCACGGCGCGGTGCTTGCGGGCCTTCTTGCGCAGCCGGTAGCCGAGGCCGCGGCGCGCCAGCACCGGCTCTCCCTCCAGGAACCGGTCCAGGTCCTCCACCAGCGCGCGCGCCGAGTCGTAGCGGGCCGGGCGCTCCTTCTCCAGGCACTTGAGGACGATGGCCTCCAGGTCCTCGGGGATGTTCGCGTCCAGCGCGCGCGGCGGGCGGGGCTCCTCCGTCTGGAGCCGGGTGAGGATTTCCTTCTCCGTGGCCCCGGTGAAGGGCGGCCGGCCGGTGAGCAGCAGGTAGAGCGTGGCGCCCAGCGCGTAGACGTCCACGCGCCGGTCCAACCGGGACGCGTCGCCGCGGGCCTGCTCCGGCGACATGTAGTGGGGCGTGCCCAGCACCGCGTGCGAGGACGCGCCATCGTCCCGGCCCTCGCGCGCCAGGCCGAAGTCCATGACGAAGGGCGTGAGCCCGCCTTCCTCGGTGCGCTCCACCAGGATGTTGCCGGGCTTGATGTCGCGGTGGATGAGGCCGGCGCGGTGGGCCGCGTGGACGCCCTCGGCGGCCTGGCGCAGCGCGAGCACCTTCTGCTCCAGCGTCAGCGTGTCCGCGAGCTGGCCCAGCGTCTGCCCGTCCACGTACCGCATGGCGATGTAGCCGCGGCCGCGCACCTCGCCGACCTCGTACACCTCGCACACGCGCTCATGCCGCACCCGGGCCTGGGCGCGGGCCTCGGAGAGGAAGCGGCGGGCCTGGTCCGGGTCCGCGCCGCGCACGAACTTCAGCGCCACGTTGCGGCGCAGCAGCGGGTCATACGCCAGGAACACCTGCCCCATGCCGCCCTGGCCGAGGAAGCGCACGGGCTGGTAGCGGTCCCAGTCGGGCACGGGGAAGTCGGGCGTCCCGGACGCGGGCACCTCCCCCGAGCGTCCCGGGGTGGGCGGCGTCAGGGTGTCGGCTTCCACGGGCTGGGCGCCTCTGGGCGTCGAGGCCTCCCCGGACAGCTCCTCACGCAGGTAGGTGAAGGTATCCTCGGTGAGGCGGCCCCGCTCCCGCAGGAGCTGCAGGGGGCCCCGCTCCAGGCGGAGCGCTTCCTCGCGCAGGGCCGCCGCCTCCTCGTGGGAGAGCAGCCCTTCATCGAGGGCGAGGAGGAGCTCCTCCTCATAAAGCTCAATCTTTCGGCCTACCGCGTGCACCGGGGCAGCATACGGGCTGCCCCGGTGTCGCGGGAGGCCCGCCGGGAGGTCCGGGGCCCAGGGGGAGTAGGGCCCGGTGAGGGGAAGTGGACCTCCCGGCGGCTTCAACTACTTGCGGTCCCCGGCCCGGCGGCTCCGCCGACGGAGACCGAGCAGGCCGAGGAGCGCCAGTCCGGACGAGGCCGGCGCCGTGCTGCAGCCGCCACCCGCGAAGGCGCGCGTGACTTGCACCGTCCACGTGTGCACGGCGGGCGAGGCGTCCACGTTGCCCGCCTCGTCCACGGCGCGCACGCGCAGGGTGTGCTCGCCCGGCCCGACGTCGTAGCTGTCCCGGCAGGGGACGAAGTCACGACCGTCCAGGCTGCACTCGTAGCGAACGTTGTTCTCGGTGGACGAGTACTCGAAGGCGGCGTCCTCTTCGTCGGTGCTGACTTCCGGGCCGCGCGGGATGCGGGTGTCCGGGACCTGGGTGTCGATGGTGAACGTGTCCGTGGGCGAGGCCGGGCTCGTGTTGCCGGCCGCGTCGGTGGACGTGGCCGTCACGGTGTGCGGCCCGTCGGCGAGCGGCGTCGTGGGCACGCAGCTCCAGGTACCGGTGTCGCTGGCGACGGCCGTGCACAGCACCGTCCCACCCTCGCGCACCGTCACCGTGCTGCCCGGCTCCGCCGTGCCCGTCAGCGTCGGCGACGGGTTGGAGAGCACGGAGCCCTGGGCGGGGCCGGTGATGACCGGAGCGGCGGGCGGTGTGGTGTCGGGCAGCTCGACGGTGCAGGTCGCGGAGCAGCCGTCACCCGAGGTGGTGTTGCCGTCGTCGCACGCCTCGGAGTCCGCCTTGACGCCGTCGCCGCACGTCACCGCGCACACCGAGGGGGTGCCGGAGCAGCTGTAGCCCGACTCGATGGCGCAGGCCGCGGAGCAGCCGTCACCCGAGGTGGTGTCACCGTCGTCGCAGGCCTCGCCGGGGTTCAGCGCGCCGTTGCCGCAGCCAACGGCCACCGCGCAGGTGTCGCTCACGGGGTTGCAGTAGCCGGTGTCGCAGACGCCGGACGCCATGCAGGTCTGGCCCACCTCCAGCAGGCAGCGCGGCGAGCACGTGTCACCGCCCGACAGGTTGCCGTCGTCGCACACCTCGGTGCCGGCGACGATGCCGTCACCGCAGGAGGTGCGGCAGACGCTGGGGGCGCCGCTGCACGCGTAGCCGCTCTCCACGGCGCAGGTGGCGCTGCAGCCATCGCCGTTGGAGGTGTTGTCGTCGTCGCAGCTCTCGCCAGCGTCCACGGTGCCGTTGCCGCAGGTGTTGAAGCACACGTTTCCGGGGGCGGGGCAGCTCCAGCCCGTCTCCACGGTGCAGGTGGCGTTGCAGCCGTCGCCCGCGGTCCTGTTGCCGTCGTCGCAGCGCTCGGCACCGGCGGTGATGCCGTCGCCGCAGAGGGTGACACAGGTGCTGGGAGCGCCCGAGCAGCTGTAGCCCGTCTCGACGCGGCAGCCCGGCGAGCAGCCGTCCGCCGCCTGCGTGTTGCCGTCGTCGCACGTCTCGCTCGTGTCCAGCGTGCCGTTGCCGCACGACTGGGTGCACACGGACGGGCCGTTGGCGGGGGTGCTGCACGCGTAGCCGGCCTCGACGCGGCACTCGGTGCCGCAGCCGTCCAGCGAGTTCAGGTTGCCGTCATCGCACTGCTCGCCGGGGTTCACCGTCCCGTTGCCGCACGTCTGCGCGCAGGCCTGGCCCGGGGTGGGGCAGGCGTAGCCCAGCTCCAGGGTGCAGGCGTTGGAGCAGCCGTCGTTCAGCCGGGTGTTGCCGTCGTCGCACAGCTCGCCCGAGTCCAGGCGGCTGTTGCCGCACAGGGGGGCGCAGGTGGACGGGGCGCCCGAGCACTCGTAGCCGCGCTCGAGGCGGCACGCCGCGGAGCAGCCGTCCGAGTCACGCGTGTTGCCGTCGTCGCACAGCTCGCCGGCGTTGATGATGCCGTTGCCGCACGTCTGCACGCAGGCCTGGCCCGGGGTGGGGCAGGCGTGGCCGGCCTCCACGCGGCAGCTCGCGTTGCAGCCGTCGCCCGCGGTGCCGTTGCCGTCGTCGCACTGCTCGCCCGGGTTGAGCGAGCCGTTGCCGCACGTCTGGGCGCAGCTGCTGGGCTGGCCGGTGCAGCCGTAGCCCGGCTCGATGCCGCAGCTCGCGCTGCAGCCGTCGCCATTCTGGGTGTCGCCGTCGTCGCAGTCCTCGCGCAGGGAGATGACGCCGTCGCCGCAGCGGTCGTCGTACGCGTCCACGAACAGGTAGCGGAACGCGTTGGGCTCGGTGGCCTCGTTCTCGTTGCACAGCTCGATGCGGTTGAGGCCCGGGCGCCAGGGGGCGGTGATACCGAACTCGCGGAAGATGTTCTTCTGCCAGGGCTGGCCGCCCGGGTCATTCACCGTGGTGGGCGTGACGGCCGTCCCGTTCACCCGCGCGCTGTCGAAGGCGTTGTCGTTGAAGGTGGCCAGGCGCAGGCGGAACTGGGCGATGTTGGTCGTCGAGGGGACGATGAAGTCCTGGTACACGCAGACAGGGGCCCCCAGGGGCGCCGCCATGTAGCGCGCCGTCTGGATTTCCTGCGGCCAGTCCGAGGCGGCGCGCACGCCGGTGGCCGCCCCCGTGTTGGTGCCCGCGTAGAACCAGTGCGGGTCCGCGCCGGACTCCAGCCGGCGGTTGTTCTGGTCCACGCCGGTGTTGAACACCGCGACACCCGCCCTCACGCAGCGGCTGGGGTTGCCCGCGCAGGCGAAGCCGGGCTCCACCTCGCACTGGCGGCTGCAGCCGTCGCCCTCGAAGCGGTTGCCGTCGTCACAGATTTCCTGGTCGAAGTTCGGGAACGGGCGGTTGTTGAAGACGCCGTTGCCGCACAGCGACAAATCACAGCTCGCCGAGCAGCCGTTGGCGCCCGCCGCGGTATCACCGTCGTCGCAGGCCTCGCCGACGTTGATGACGTTGTTGCCGCACAGGCTGGCCAGCGAGCAGGCACGGCCGGGCACGTGACAGAGGTAGCCGGACTCGATGAGGCCGGCGGCCGAACAGCCGTCGCCCGAAACGGTGTTGCCGTCGTCACATTCCTCGCCGGGCTGGAGCCGTCCGTCGCCCACGACTTCGGACGACTGGCTCGCCAGCACGGGGTTGGGGGTTGTCAGGGAGGGCTGCGAGACGTCTGCCTCGCAGCCAGTCAGGGTGGACACGAGCGCGAGCGCCAGTGCCGCCGCCTTCAAGATGACACGCGTATTCATGGAATCTGGCCTCACTTCTCGATGGTGTCGGCGGTCGGGGCGCCCTGCTGCGTCTGCACGCCGGCGACGTCCTCGTCGAACTTGAACTCCACGCGACGGTTCTTCGCGCGGCCTTCCTTGGTGGCGTTGTCGGCGAGGGGCTTCGCCGGACCGAAGCCCTTGGCCTCCAGCCGCTCACTCGCGACCGACTTGCTCACCAGGTACTTCGCCACCGCGTCCGCGCGGCGCTGGGACAGGTCCAGGTTGTAGTCGGCGTTGCCCGTGTTGTCGGTGTGGCCCTCGATGCGCATCTTCTCGATCTCCGGATGCGTGGCGAGGATGTTGGCCACCGTGTCCAGCAGCTTGAAGCTGCGGGGGCTGATGACGTCCTTGTTGTTCTCGAAGTAGACCGTCTCGAGGACGCGAATCTGGCCCTCGCCAATCTGCGCGAGCTGCTTGGCCTTGCAGCCGTGGTTCTTCTCCGTGCCGGGCTCGTCGGGGCAGTTGTCCAGCCGGTCCACCAGGCCGTCGGAGTCGCGGTCCTTGTCGGGGCAGCCGCGGTTCTCCTTCGGGCCCGCCTCGTTCATGCAGGCATCCCGCGCGTCCGCGACGCCGTCCTTGTCATTGTCCTTGTCCGGGCAGCCGTTGGCGTCCTCGAAGCCGTCCACGTCCTCCGCCTCGGCGGGGCACGCGTCCTTCGAGTCGGCCAGGCCGTCCTTGTCGGTGTCCGGGTCGTCCGGGCAGCCGTCGGAGTCCTCGAAGCCGTTGGTGTTCTCCGCCTGGGCGGGGCAGCGGTCGGCCAGGTTGAGCAGGCCGTCCTGGTCATCGTCGCCATCCGCGCAGCCGTTGAGCTGGGCCAGGCCCTTGCTGGCCGGGCAGCGGTCGGCGACGTTCTTCACGCCGTCACCGTCCGCGTCCAGGTCGGGGCAGCGGTTCACGTCATACGGCTGGCCTTCGATACAGCGGGCCGCCGCCGCGCCGGCCGCGCCGAAGTTGATGCCGCCGAGCACGCGGAATTCCGGGGTGCCGGGCGTCTGGCCGAAGCCGGGGCCGCCCATGAGGTACACCTCCGTGCCGTCGCCCGTGGGAGCGCGCAGGCCGAGCAGCACCTCCAGCGACTCCGGGGCGTCCGCCACCGGAAGGGTGCCACGCACCACCAGCTCCTCCTTGAGGCCGAAGAAGCCGGCGGTGAGGTTGACGCCGCCATTCACCTCCAAGCCCATCTCATCGCGCAGCGGCTGCGCCGTGGGGGACAGCGCGTACGTCTTGGTGCGCACCAGCGCGCCCACGTCGGCGCCCACGCGGAAGGAGCCCCCAAGCTCCTTGCCCAGGCCGATGCGCGGCGAGAAGACAAAGCCCTGGTCTCGGGTGAGGGTGTCGGCGCTGCCCAGCGGCAGGGCCACGCCCAGGTGCACGCCCAAATCGAGCGGCGCCTCGTTGGCCTCGGACAGGATGCCGGCGCGCGCCTGCAGCCACGGAGTGCCCAGGGCGGTCGCCCCGGGCGTGGCGACGCCCAGCGGCGAGGTGTCCGGGCCCCACTGGGCGACGATGGGCACCTGCGCGCCCAGCTCCAGCCAGTCGGTGACGGCATAGGCGCCGCTCAGGTGCACCGTCACGCGGTCGGAGACGATGACGCCCTGGCGCTCGTCGCCGCGCAGGAGCACCAGCGGCTCGTTCTCGTAGTGAGCGGTGAAGGCGAGGCGGTACTGCCCCTCCTCCAGCAGGTCGCCGGTGGACAGCACGAGGCTGTCACGCGCCGCGGGGTTGAGTTGCAGCCGCTCCAGCTCGATGCCGGGAATGCGCGCCTGCGCCTGGACGGTGGACGCCCAGAGGACAGCGAGTCCTCCGAGCCAGAAATGGTTCCTGCGTAGAAACAAGGCTTCCTCCACATCTCGCATGCTCCCCTCTGGCGCACGCGGCCTTCGACCCACGGGTCGGCAGCGGCCCATTGCACGCTCCGCGCCAGGAGTCCAATGGGAGACACACGGGGAGGAAACCCGGGGCAACGCCCCCCAAGGCCCCGGGCGGAGCGATTCCTGACGTGTCAGCGGCCCTGCTCCGGGCGTCGCGGGCTCCTTCATTGACGCGTCAACGGCGCGTCCGGGGCTGCTTCGAGTACCTGGGCCCCCCGCGACGGAGGTCGTTCTCAAATGGTAGGAATCCGGGCATGTCCGTGTCCGCCCCGCCCCGTCTTCCGTCCCTGGTGCCGCTCCGCTGGGAGAGTGCCTTCCTCGGCCTCCTCCTGGTCTCCGTGCTCACCGGCTGCCCTTCATCCGGGGACACGGAGGACTCGGTTCGGGAGATAGACCCCCAGCGCTCGTCCTTCACCGTGGACCGGACCACGGACGTGGCGGGCGATGGCAAGGACACCGTCTTCGGGACGGTGCGCATCGTCGACACGAAGGGCGCGCCCGTGCTGCGGGCCGAGGTGCGCATTCGCGCGAAGGGGATAGGGGGAGGCGAGCAGGTCTTCAACCTCCCGAGCACCAACGCCGACGGCATCACCGAGTTCGAGCTCGCCTCGCGGGGGCTCGGGACGCTGACGATGGAGGTCATCGCGGGGCTGGACGGCCGGAGGAAGACGCTCACGCAGAAGGTGGAGGTGACGTTCATCGCGGGCCCACCGGCCGAGCTCCTCTTCGTCGCGTTCCCGGTCCAGGTGCCCGCGGGAAGGACGCTCGACGTGCCAGTGATGGTGGCGGCCCGGGATGCCGCCGGCAACGCGGTGACGCGGCCCTTCCCCGTCACCCTCTACCTGGCGGCGGACTCGACAGCGAATCGACTGGAGGGAACGCTCACGGTGACGGCGGTGCATTCGCGCGAGTTGGGGCGCGCCCTGGCCACCTTCCCGGACGTGCGTGTGCTGGGGGCGGGGGCGGCCCGCCTCGTCGCGGACTCGCCCACCAGCCGCATATCGAGCGTCAACTTCACGGTGTATCCCGGGCCGGTGGCGGGGCTTCGCTTCAACGGCTCCCTTCCGGAGGAGGTGGAGGCGGGAGCGGCCCTCACGCCGGGCCCGTCCGTGAGCACCGTCGACGCGCACGGGAATGTCACCACCAGCACCACTGTCGGGGTGGAGCTCCTGCTCCAGGACGCGCAGGGCCACGAGTCTCCGCTGTCCTCCATCCGCCACGACTCCTCACCCATCTTGTTCCCGGAGGTGCGGGTGGCCCGCGCGGGGACGGGCTATCGGCTGGTGGCACGCAGCGGGCAGCTCACCGCGGCCACCAGCACCCCGTTCACGGTCCGGAACGGCGCGGTCGAGGTGGCGGCCTCGTCCCTGCGCGCGTCTCCACAGCGCCTTCCCGCCGGGCCTTCCTCCCGGGCCACCCTGCGCGTGCAGCTCCTCAGTCGCAGTGGCAACCCGGTGGCGGATGCGCCCGTGCGGCTGTCGGTGTCCGGGAC
Above is a genomic segment from Pyxidicoccus trucidator containing:
- a CDS encoding OmpA family protein, whose amino-acid sequence is MFLRRNHFWLGGLAVLWASTVQAQARIPGIELERLQLNPAARDSLVLSTGDLLEEGQYRLAFTAHYENEPLVLLRGDERQGVIVSDRVTVHLSGAYAVTDWLELGAQVPIVAQWGPDTSPLGVATPGATALGTPWLQARAGILSEANEAPLDLGVHLGVALPLGSADTLTRDQGFVFSPRIGLGKELGGSFRVGADVGALVRTKTYALSPTAQPLRDEMGLEVNGGVNLTAGFFGLKEELVVRGTLPVADAPESLEVLLGLRAPTGDGTEVYLMGGPGFGQTPGTPEFRVLGGINFGAAGAAAARCIEGQPYDVNRCPDLDADGDGVKNVADRCPASKGLAQLNGCADGDDDQDGLLNLADRCPAQAENTNGFEDSDGCPDDPDTDKDGLADSKDACPAEAEDVDGFEDANGCPDKDNDKDGVADARDACMNEAGPKENRGCPDKDRDSDGLVDRLDNCPDEPGTEKNHGCKAKQLAQIGEGQIRVLETVYFENNKDVISPRSFKLLDTVANILATHPEIEKMRIEGHTDNTGNADYNLDLSQRRADAVAKYLVSKSVASERLEAKGFGPAKPLADNATKEGRAKNRRVEFKFDEDVAGVQTQQGAPTADTIEK
- a CDS encoding serine/threonine-protein kinase, coding for MHAVGRKIELYEEELLLALDEGLLSHEEAAALREEALRLERGPLQLLRERGRLTEDTFTYLREELSGEASTPRGAQPVEADTLTPPTPGRSGEVPASGTPDFPVPDWDRYQPVRFLGQGGMGQVFLAYDPLLRRNVALKFVRGADPDQARRFLSEARAQARVRHERVCEVYEVGEVRGRGYIAMRYVDGQTLGQLADTLTLEQKVLALRQAAEGVHAAHRAGLIHRDIKPGNILVERTEEGGLTPFVMDFGLAREGRDDGASSHAVLGTPHYMSPEQARGDASRLDRRVDVYALGATLYLLLTGRPPFTGATEKEILTRLQTEEPRPPRALDANIPEDLEAIVLKCLEKERPARYDSARALVEDLDRFLEGEPVLARRGLGYRLRKKARKHRAVLALGTAALTVVTLALGQAVLARAEVAEREQLVRRFTERVERIEASARYSALSPLHDTREDRRALRENMEALEAEVRQAGPRAAGPGQYALGRALLALEDREGARARLEAAWERGYREPRVAWALALVLGDLYREQLLLDVERRSPEQREARRRELEQRYRDPALAYLRQAEGPDVPAPPLYVRALFAFYEGHHDTSLAHLEAMGRAQPWFYEAPLLRGDVLLARATQRWHQGDAAGSQADLDAGRAAYAIAIGTADSQPSTHYSLGRLELAAFVMELYGAGNVLPHYERGVETLTRALAAAPDDFRAHVVLARLHRRLAEQRARKGSQDVEALNQKAIDAALAARALAPPGESAPLLELAIAYRQRARHQQRLGQDPREQLRLSIESFERVLPGDRDYAFHTNLGLTYQVWADYEAEHGEDALAHLEKAIAAYRAAIHLREQQADAWINLGKSLALRAAQPRAPDAAGDLEAARSALEKALSLNPRNVVACYQAADLSEQLARWRLDRGEDGGPDMERALALYRQGLAINAELPQLHNGVGVALLWQAEQRWEEGGAPEPLLAASQRAFEQARTVAPQQGYAYNNLGEVWALRAAHQLARRVDPGPSARAALDAYHQALQFLPEDADLWVNAARVHTLTATWTLEDGRDVRKDVARAEEALTRAQGLNPRLGATWRYLGEARAVRARWLARREQARSADFEEAAAAFTKALELAPGKLEYWLAAGHLQREWAAWKARQGDDPSGALTQGLTLAEHVLSARPRWARARVLRASMRLSLADALASNEAREELEEALASNPHLAPAWKDLLSASRERMAGPSTP
- a CDS encoding DUF4215 domain-containing protein yields the protein MNTRVILKAAALALALVSTLTGCEADVSQPSLTTPNPVLASQSSEVVGDGRLQPGEECDDGNTVSGDGCSAAGLIESGYLCHVPGRACSLASLCGNNVINVGEACDDGDTAAGANGCSASCDLSLCGNGVFNNRPFPNFDQEICDDGNRFEGDGCSRQCEVEPGFACAGNPSRCVRAGVAVFNTGVDQNNRRLESGADPHWFYAGTNTGAATGVRAASDWPQEIQTARYMAAPLGAPVCVYQDFIVPSTTNIAQFRLRLATFNDNAFDSARVNGTAVTPTTVNDPGGQPWQKNIFREFGITAPWRPGLNRIELCNENEATEPNAFRYLFVDAYDDRCGDGVISLREDCDDGDTQNGDGCSASCGIEPGYGCTGQPSSCAQTCGNGSLNPGEQCDDGNGTAGDGCNASCRVEAGHACPTPGQACVQTCGNGIINAGELCDDGNTRDSDGCSAACRLERGYECSGAPSTCAPLCGNSRLDSGELCDDGNTRLNDGCSNACTLELGYACPTPGQACAQTCGNGTVNPGEQCDDGNLNSLDGCGTECRVEAGYACSTPANGPSVCTQSCGNGTLDTSETCDDGNTQAADGCSPGCRVETGYSCSGAPSTCVTLCGDGITAGAERCDDGNRTAGDGCNATCTVETGWSCPAPGNVCFNTCGNGTVDAGESCDDDNTSNGDGCSATCAVESGYACSGAPSVCRTSCGDGIVAGTEVCDDGNLSGGDTCSPRCLLEVGQTCMASGVCDTGYCNPVSDTCAVAVGCGNGALNPGEACDDGDTTSGDGCSAACAIESGYSCSGTPSVCAVTCGDGVKADSEACDDGNTTSGDGCSATCTVELPDTTPPAAPVITGPAQGSVLSNPSPTLTGTAEPGSTVTVREGGTVLCTAVASDTGTWSCVPTTPLADGPHTVTATSTDAAGNTSPASPTDTFTIDTQVPDTRIPRGPEVSTDEEDAAFEYSSTENNVRYECSLDGRDFVPCRDSYDVGPGEHTLRVRAVDEAGNVDASPAVHTWTVQVTRAFAGGGCSTAPASSGLALLGLLGLRRRSRRAGDRK